One genomic window of Micromonospora sp. WMMD1128 includes the following:
- the recG gene encoding ATP-dependent DNA helicase RecG, whose protein sequence is MTSEPATVDTPLKKLVGEKTAKALAAHLDLHTAGDLIYHFPRRYDERGEHTDIRSLDVGEQVTVLAQVQRTAVRPMRQRRGNLLEVTVGDGSGGMLTCTFFGNQAWRERELRPGRWGLFAGKVTEFRGKRQLNGPEYVLLGEGGDGEAAANEEVEEFAGALIPVYPAAAAVPTWVIARCVRVVLDTFTPPDDPLPATVRATRNLAGIDVALREIHRPSSKEALYRARRRLKWDEAFAVQLTLVQRKHRAAAWPARSRPARAGGLLDAFDARLPYELTSGQQTVGREIAADLATAHPMHRLLQGEVGSGKTVVALRAMLQVVDAGGQAALLAPTEVLAAQHHRGILDLLGPLGRAGELGAADDATRVELVTGSLGAAARRRALAEVAEGRAGIVLGTHALLYEGVDFADLGLVVVDEQHRFGVEQRDALRAKADQPPHVLVMTATPIPRTVAMTVYGDLETSTLSQLPQGRSPIASHVVPAAEKPAFLDRAWRRLREEVAKGHQAYVVCPRIGEGPVSDEEPPREDDNGRRPPLAVTEVAPLLAEGPLHGLRIGVLHGRLPADEKDAVMRAYAAGDLDVLVATTVVEVGVNVPNATVMIVLDADRFGVSQLHQLRGRVGRGSAAGLCLLVTEAAEGSSARERLDAVASTTDGFKLAELDLEQRREGDVLGATQSGRRSHLRLLSLRRDTDLIRDARAEAITLVGEDPELARHPALAASVAALVDSERAEYLEKG, encoded by the coding sequence ATGACGAGCGAACCGGCCACGGTGGACACGCCGTTGAAGAAGCTGGTCGGGGAGAAGACCGCCAAGGCGCTCGCCGCCCACCTCGACCTGCACACCGCCGGCGACCTGATCTACCACTTCCCGCGCCGCTACGACGAGCGCGGTGAGCACACCGACATCCGCTCGCTTGACGTGGGGGAGCAGGTCACCGTGCTGGCGCAGGTGCAGCGCACCGCGGTCCGCCCGATGCGCCAGCGGCGCGGCAACCTGCTGGAGGTCACCGTCGGCGACGGCTCCGGCGGCATGCTCACCTGCACCTTCTTCGGCAACCAGGCGTGGCGGGAGCGGGAGCTGCGTCCGGGCCGGTGGGGGCTGTTCGCCGGCAAGGTGACCGAGTTCCGGGGCAAGCGGCAGCTCAACGGCCCGGAATACGTCCTGCTCGGTGAGGGTGGCGACGGCGAGGCGGCGGCCAACGAGGAGGTCGAGGAGTTCGCCGGCGCGCTGATCCCGGTCTACCCGGCCGCCGCCGCGGTGCCGACGTGGGTGATCGCCCGCTGCGTACGGGTGGTGCTCGACACGTTCACCCCGCCGGACGACCCGTTGCCGGCCACCGTGCGGGCCACCCGCAACCTGGCCGGCATCGACGTCGCGTTGCGGGAGATTCACCGGCCGTCCAGCAAGGAGGCGCTCTACCGGGCCCGCCGCCGGCTCAAGTGGGACGAGGCGTTCGCCGTGCAGCTCACCCTGGTGCAGCGTAAGCACCGGGCGGCGGCGTGGCCGGCGCGGTCCCGGCCGGCGAGGGCGGGCGGCCTGCTCGACGCGTTCGACGCGCGGCTGCCGTACGAGTTGACCTCCGGCCAGCAGACGGTCGGGCGGGAGATCGCCGCCGACCTGGCCACCGCGCACCCGATGCACCGGTTGTTGCAGGGCGAGGTGGGTTCCGGCAAGACGGTGGTGGCGTTGCGCGCCATGCTCCAGGTGGTCGACGCGGGCGGTCAGGCCGCGCTGCTCGCCCCGACCGAGGTGCTCGCCGCCCAGCACCACCGGGGCATCCTCGACCTGCTCGGCCCGCTCGGCCGGGCCGGTGAGCTGGGCGCCGCCGACGACGCCACCCGGGTGGAGCTGGTCACCGGTTCGCTCGGCGCGGCGGCCCGGCGGCGGGCCCTGGCCGAGGTGGCGGAGGGCCGGGCCGGCATCGTGCTCGGCACGCACGCCCTGCTCTACGAGGGGGTCGACTTCGCCGACCTGGGCCTGGTGGTGGTGGACGAGCAGCACCGGTTCGGCGTGGAGCAGCGGGACGCGCTGCGCGCCAAGGCCGACCAGCCGCCGCACGTGCTGGTGATGACCGCCACCCCGATCCCGCGTACGGTCGCCATGACCGTCTACGGCGACCTGGAGACGTCCACCCTGTCCCAGTTGCCGCAGGGCCGTTCGCCGATCGCCTCGCACGTGGTTCCGGCCGCCGAGAAGCCGGCCTTCCTCGACCGGGCCTGGCGCCGGTTGCGCGAGGAGGTCGCCAAGGGCCACCAGGCGTACGTGGTGTGTCCCCGGATCGGTGAGGGTCCGGTCTCCGACGAGGAGCCGCCGCGGGAGGACGACAACGGTCGACGCCCGCCGCTGGCGGTGACCGAGGTGGCGCCGCTGCTCGCCGAGGGGCCGCTGCACGGGCTGCGGATCGGGGTGCTGCACGGTCGGCTGCCGGCCGACGAGAAGGACGCGGTGATGCGCGCGTACGCCGCCGGCGACCTGGACGTGCTTGTCGCGACCACGGTGGTCGAGGTGGGTGTCAACGTGCCGAACGCGACCGTGATGATCGTGCTGGACGCGGACCGGTTCGGCGTGTCCCAGCTGCACCAGTTGCGTGGGCGGGTGGGCCGTGGTTCGGCTGCCGGCCTCTGCCTGCTCGTCACCGAGGCGGCCGAGGGTTCGTCGGCCCGGGAGCGGCTGGACGCGGTGGCCTCCACCACCGACGGGTTCAAGCTGGCGGAGCTCGACCTGGAGCAGCGTCGCGAGGGGGACGTGCTGGGCGCGACCCAGTCCGGCCGGCGCTCGCACCTGCGGCTGCTGTCGCTGCGACGGGACACCGACCTGATCCGGGACGCCCGGGCCGAGGCGATCACCCTGGTCGGGGAGGACCCGGAGCTGGCCCGGCACCCGGCGTTGGCGGCGTCGGTCGCCGCGCTCGTCGACTCCGAGCGCGCCGAATACCTGGAGAAGGGCTGA
- a CDS encoding DAK2 domain-containing protein: MLDTLDAAAVRRWCTSGLAALQRHQGEIDDLNVYPVPDGDTGTNLVLTLTSAQQALAMDLETLPDGGHTPHGHALRLMAQGALLGARGNSGVILSQILRGLADALAPAPAVRGRQLAGALAAATTAAYAAVARPVEGTLLSVVAAAADAAQRAQSDDLPAVARAAAVAAARALARTPEQLPELARAGVVDAGGRGLCLLLDALVETVTGESPAPAPPPLRRPGTAARETGSEGYAYEVQYLLDATDEAVARLRAELSALGDSLVVVGDGSGTWNVHVHVNDVGAAVEAGVVAGRPHRIGVTRFADRTAPAPAVVRPDGRAAVVVATGAGIAGLFAAEGAVVVPANPSTGELLDAIRATGAARVVVLPNDPNTQSVASAAAKEAHGLGVKVSVVPTRSPVQALAALAVRDPERRFEDDVIAMAEAAGACRYAEVCHAAREALTVAGPCRPGDVLALVEGEVHLIGQDLTDTCTAVVDRMLGGGGELVTLLCGADAPAGLADRVRAHVERSWPFVEVQAYEGGQPHYPLLLGVE; this comes from the coding sequence GTGCTGGACACCCTCGACGCCGCCGCGGTGCGCCGCTGGTGCACGAGCGGGCTGGCCGCCCTCCAGCGGCACCAGGGCGAGATCGACGACCTCAACGTCTACCCGGTGCCGGACGGCGACACCGGCACCAACCTGGTGCTCACGCTCACCTCGGCCCAGCAGGCCCTCGCCATGGACCTGGAGACGCTCCCCGACGGCGGGCACACCCCGCACGGGCACGCGCTGCGGCTGATGGCCCAGGGCGCGCTGCTCGGCGCGCGGGGCAACTCCGGGGTGATCCTCTCGCAGATCCTTCGCGGCCTCGCCGACGCGCTGGCACCCGCGCCCGCGGTCCGGGGCCGCCAGCTCGCCGGGGCGTTGGCCGCCGCCACCACCGCCGCCTACGCCGCGGTCGCCCGGCCGGTCGAGGGCACACTGCTCAGCGTGGTCGCCGCGGCGGCCGACGCGGCCCAGCGGGCGCAGAGCGACGACCTGCCCGCGGTGGCCCGCGCGGCGGCCGTCGCGGCGGCCCGGGCGCTGGCCCGCACCCCGGAGCAACTGCCCGAGCTGGCCCGCGCCGGCGTGGTCGACGCCGGCGGGCGCGGGCTCTGCCTGCTGCTCGACGCGCTTGTCGAGACGGTCACCGGGGAGAGCCCGGCGCCCGCGCCGCCCCCGCTCCGCCGGCCCGGGACGGCCGCGCGGGAGACCGGCTCCGAGGGGTACGCCTACGAGGTGCAATACCTGCTCGACGCCACCGACGAGGCGGTGGCGCGGCTGCGCGCCGAATTGTCCGCGCTCGGTGACTCCCTGGTGGTCGTCGGCGACGGCTCCGGCACCTGGAACGTGCACGTGCACGTCAACGACGTCGGCGCCGCCGTCGAGGCGGGCGTGGTCGCCGGCCGGCCGCACCGGATCGGCGTGACCCGCTTCGCCGACCGGACCGCCCCGGCGCCGGCGGTGGTGCGGCCCGACGGCCGGGCCGCCGTGGTGGTGGCGACCGGCGCGGGCATCGCCGGGTTGTTCGCCGCCGAGGGCGCCGTGGTGGTGCCGGCCAACCCGTCCACCGGCGAGCTGCTCGACGCGATCCGCGCCACCGGCGCGGCCCGGGTGGTGGTGCTGCCCAACGACCCGAACACGCAGTCGGTGGCGAGCGCGGCGGCGAAGGAGGCACACGGCCTCGGCGTGAAGGTCAGCGTGGTGCCCACCCGTTCCCCGGTGCAGGCCCTCGCGGCGCTGGCGGTGCGCGACCCGGAGCGACGCTTCGAGGACGACGTGATCGCGATGGCGGAGGCCGCCGGCGCCTGCCGTTACGCCGAGGTCTGCCACGCCGCCCGGGAGGCGCTCACCGTCGCCGGCCCGTGCCGGCCGGGCGACGTGCTGGCCCTGGTGGAGGGCGAGGTGCACCTGATCGGGCAGGATCTGACCGACACCTGCACCGCGGTGGTCGACCGGATGCTCGGCGGCGGCGGCGAGCTGGTCACGCTGCTCTGCGGGGCGGACGCCCCGGCCGGGCTGGCCGACCGCGTCCGCGCCCATGTCGAGCGCTCCTGGCCGTTCGTGGAGGTGCAGGCGTACGAGGGCGGCCAGCCGCACTATCCGCTCCTGCTGGGGGTCGAATGA
- the rpmB gene encoding 50S ribosomal protein L28, producing MASVCDVCGKGPGFGHNVPWSKKKTNRRWNPNIQSVRTPAGGGTTKKLQVCTSCIKAGKVVRA from the coding sequence GTGGCTAGCGTGTGCGACGTCTGTGGCAAGGGGCCGGGCTTCGGCCACAACGTGCCCTGGTCCAAGAAGAAGACCAACCGCCGCTGGAACCCGAACATCCAGTCGGTGCGCACCCCGGCCGGTGGCGGCACCACCAAGAAGCTTCAGGTCTGCACCTCGTGCATCAAGGCCGGCAAGGTCGTCCGCGCCTGA